The genomic region TGACGCTTCTCGCGCTTGAGACTCGTGCCCCCCAGCGTGACCCCCTGGAGCAATGTGACGTTCTCGCCCACCTCTGCCGTCTCCCCGATGACGACGCCCATACCGTGGTCGATGAAGAGGCCGGGCCCGAGCTTGGCGGCGGGATGGATCTCGATTCCCGTCAGAAAGCGCGCGAGGTGGGAGACGAAGCGGGCGGTGGTGCACCAGCCGCGGCTCCAGATGCGGTGGGCCACGCGATGGAACGCAAGCGCGTGCACCCCCGGATAGCACAGCACCACCTCGAACGCCGACCGCGCGGCGGGGTCGCGCTCCAGCGCCGCTCTGACGTCGCGTCGGATCGCGTCAAACATCGCGCCCTCGCCGGCTCAAGCAGTGGCGGGCGGCGGCGCGGAGCGCGCCGGCGACCACGTCGGCGGCATGCTTGCGGTCGTCGGGCAGGCCGTCCAGCGCGCGCTCGATCTCCTCGGGTTTGACGTGGGCCAGATCCTCCACGGCGCGCCCGGCCATGATCTCGCTGGCCACGCTGGCCGCCGCGATCGTCGGTCCGCACCCGTACGTCTGGAAGCGCACCTCCATCGCCCGCCCCTCGCGCACGCGGAGGAAGAAGCGGGCCAGGTCGCCGCATCCCGCGTACTCGTCCTCGCCCACCCCGTCGGGCTCCCGCATGAGCCCGGCGTTGCGCGGATTCAGGAAGTGGTCGATCAGCGTCTGGCTATACCTCACGCCGCTCCCACCGGCAGCGCCTGCCGCAGTTTGCGGACGATCGGCTCCACGCACTCGACGACGTAGTCGATGTCATCGGCCGTGTTGGACCGCCCGAGAGAGAACCGGACCGCGCCCATGGCCCACTCGATCGGCACCCCCATCGCGACCAGAACGTAGGACGGCTCGATGTTGCCCG from Candidatus Methylomirabilota bacterium harbors:
- the cysE gene encoding serine O-acetyltransferase produces the protein MFDAIRRDVRAALERDPAARSAFEVVLCYPGVHALAFHRVAHRIWSRGWCTTARFVSHLARFLTGIEIHPAAKLGPGLFIDHGMGVVIGETAEVGENVTLLQGVTLGGTSLKREKRHPTLGNNVVVGAGAKIIGGFVIGAGSRIGAGSVVVREVPPNSVVVGVPGRVAYKDGRRVTGEIDLNQTDLPDAVSKTIEQLVERIRALEAEVEALRKAVEPDKIK
- a CDS encoding iron-sulfur cluster assembly scaffold protein, with the translated sequence MRYSQTLIDHFLNPRNAGLMREPDGVGEDEYAGCGDLARFFLRVREGRAMEVRFQTYGCGPTIAAASVASEIMAGRAVEDLAHVKPEEIERALDGLPDDRKHAADVVAGALRAAARHCLSRRGRDV